In the Leptotrichia sp. oral taxon 212 genome, one interval contains:
- a CDS encoding FxLYD domain-containing protein, with amino-acid sequence MKKIIMIVSSVLLLSSCGVVGAAGSIAGGTIKAAGTVAGAAIKTTGNIIGGIIGGNEGEINAKGVKYKFSRAKVENDGNTTVITGVLSHNGSSKKNVRLEIPCFDKKGDRIGDAVDTVDSLNKNEKWEFRAVLNSGDVKSCKVKDAYVSAE; translated from the coding sequence ATGAAAAAAATAATAATGATAGTGAGTTCTGTTCTACTTCTTTCTTCATGTGGAGTAGTCGGAGCTGCGGGAAGTATTGCAGGTGGAACAATTAAGGCTGCAGGAACTGTTGCAGGAGCGGCAATTAAGACAACAGGAAACATTATAGGTGGAATAATCGGAGGAAACGAAGGGGAAATTAATGCAAAGGGTGTAAAATATAAATTTTCCAGGGCAAAAGTTGAAAATGATGGAAATACAACAGTTATAACAGGAGTTCTTTCTCATAATGGAAGCAGTAAAAAGAATGTCAGACTTGAAATACCGTGCTTTGATAAAAAAGGGGATAGAATAGGAGATGCTGTTGATACAGTAGATTCCCTTAATAAAAATGAAAAATGGGAATTTAGAGCAGTTTTAAATTCAGGTGACGTAAAATCATGTAAGGTAAAAGATGCATATGTAAGTGCTGAATAG
- a CDS encoding AAA domain-containing protein, protein MKNKEKVLALYNYISEISKNLKNTKTNINEEKWLEFFRNFPKHKDIAFEYENLGEKYFENEESKLLEIKRPDFTKPLHIDKALLSWIEGDWGDYRAVIEINEKIFIGDEESGSGEIADITPEIEVKLQKELEKREQWVEKQLIIEEVRNFFDTLYIKYLELNKETETLELLIGNGIVRIKERNIYYPVLLKKIKIDFNAKDNILILSDLHSNESFSPFLYTNFLNEINDIHLENIFELEKEIKERNLHPLNRKETSDFFKKFIHSLTNKGRFIENGNIEDLKEDGDIFIEDNPLIFIRKKETGIVNAIGSIIDKIEKNGEIPAHLYELVGVMNEGENENVEQKKNFKKEEILFVKDANSEQINIARQIERNNAVVVQGPPGTGKTHTIANLLGHFLAQGKNVLVTSQTKKALRVLKEKIPEDIQGLCISILDDDNSDMRKSVETISEKLGNFTSEKLGKEVEELEKIQMEEYNNLENINNQMCAIRYKESNSINFNGETFSIQEIGEYLRENSEISEKIPGKISELIACPITNEEFNFLSNEYRQLVTVSEEKEIVSGLNDISDYLDENEFRELVNNKKLAWEELKKLMNEDNFNISDDILYVKGKEIIDLKKFKENYNTRQTVLKELIRNVEKWKVDAAVSGGTNSGNKANWKNFMEDIKKAHKYLNNMKPKLFKKKIDVSGVDPSDAAKMIQELKDAFDNPGFLFGLNIKKVKNKIGKRITLNGETIQDTAECNLLLEYLDLLVKEKELKESWKELIENHDGVSVDSLDGNFIDYAFESIKEIEYFFNWNYLGKEKLLKDIEDIGIDKKYIFKETNISIEEIKNILNSGENIEKTMEIGNKALKFLEKEEKYSLYLAKIKNVSKKDSELDGKFKDSVKNEDTEEYVECLKQLEKIKEKKKYYQKRENILEKISKTAPEWHKVLKTGNIDKLEDIEEVWKWKQLSQELDKLEKEPYEILEKKAAEKRKNIKKVTLELVEKKSWYHVLCFIEKKENLLVSQALRGWEQTIQKIGKGTGKNAALYRKQAKEKMAVCQKAVPAWIMPINKVIDTLNPAENKFDITIIDEASQSDISSLVLLYMAKKVIIVGDDKQVSPLDIGINVEKINSLREKYIKGKIINDDLYGLNSSLYSVAATTYQPLMLKEHFRCVPEIIGYSNKNSYDLKIKPLRESSSSTLKPAVIDYKVSGTRDEKRKINMIEAQTVTALLKSCLELEEYEGSSFGVVSLLGDEQSELIQKMIVEKIDLTDIEKHNILCGNPSHFQGDERDVMFLTMVDSNSGRSSLRMMSDGTEAARKKRYNVAASRAKNQMWVINSLDTDNDLKTGDIRKEFLEYVKSPKEMDLYKKKEKISDSVLEKNAAKYLVSKGYHIVQQWEAGSYRIDMVALFQDKKVAIECDGEKWNNTIENIRQDMEHQNVLERCGWQFIRIRGSKYFKNPEAVMNKVMEELNQKGIYPKNMEDREVLIKERELMNKIKNRASEIIREWNESNNSSKNMRL, encoded by the coding sequence ATGAAGAATAAGGAAAAAGTATTGGCATTATACAATTATATTTCAGAAATATCTAAAAATCTGAAAAATACAAAAACAAACATTAATGAAGAAAAATGGCTTGAGTTTTTTAGAAATTTTCCTAAACATAAGGACATTGCTTTTGAGTATGAAAATTTAGGTGAAAAATATTTTGAAAATGAGGAAAGTAAACTTTTAGAAATAAAAAGGCCTGATTTTACAAAACCGTTACACATAGATAAGGCTTTATTATCTTGGATTGAAGGTGACTGGGGAGATTACAGAGCAGTTATAGAAATTAATGAAAAAATATTTATTGGAGATGAAGAAAGCGGTTCAGGAGAAATAGCTGATATAACACCCGAGATAGAGGTAAAATTACAGAAAGAACTTGAAAAAAGGGAACAATGGGTGGAAAAGCAGTTAATTATAGAAGAAGTAAGAAATTTTTTTGACACTCTTTACATTAAATATCTGGAACTTAACAAAGAAACAGAAACATTGGAACTTCTGATTGGAAACGGAATAGTCAGAATAAAAGAAAGGAATATTTACTATCCTGTTCTGTTAAAAAAGATAAAAATAGACTTTAATGCTAAAGATAATATTTTAATTTTATCAGATTTGCATTCAAATGAAAGTTTTTCTCCATTTTTGTATACGAATTTCTTGAATGAAATAAATGATATTCATTTGGAGAATATTTTTGAGCTGGAAAAGGAAATTAAAGAAAGAAATCTGCATCCGTTAAACAGAAAAGAAACTTCAGATTTTTTCAAAAAATTTATCCATAGTTTAACTAACAAAGGGCGTTTCATTGAAAATGGAAATATAGAAGATTTAAAAGAAGACGGAGATATATTCATAGAAGATAATCCATTGATTTTTATAAGGAAAAAAGAAACAGGAATAGTTAATGCAATAGGTAGTATAATTGATAAAATAGAAAAAAATGGAGAGATTCCTGCTCATCTTTATGAATTGGTCGGTGTAATGAATGAGGGAGAGAACGAAAACGTAGAACAAAAAAAGAATTTTAAAAAAGAAGAAATTTTATTTGTAAAAGATGCAAACAGTGAGCAGATTAATATAGCAAGACAAATAGAAAGAAATAATGCGGTTGTAGTTCAGGGACCTCCGGGAACAGGTAAAACACATACTATCGCCAATCTGCTAGGACATTTTTTAGCACAGGGAAAAAACGTTTTAGTAACAAGTCAGACTAAAAAAGCATTAAGGGTATTAAAGGAAAAAATTCCTGAAGATATACAGGGATTGTGCATTTCAATTTTAGATGATGATAACAGTGATATGAGAAAGTCTGTTGAAACCATTTCGGAAAAATTAGGAAATTTTACTTCAGAAAAACTTGGAAAAGAAGTGGAAGAGCTGGAAAAAATCCAGATGGAAGAATATAATAATTTAGAAAATATAAATAATCAGATGTGTGCTATAAGATATAAAGAAAGTAACTCCATAAATTTTAATGGAGAGACTTTTTCAATACAGGAAATAGGAGAATATTTAAGAGAAAATTCTGAAATTTCTGAAAAAATTCCTGGAAAAATCTCGGAATTAATAGCCTGTCCTATTACAAATGAGGAATTTAATTTTCTTAGTAACGAATACAGACAGTTAGTAACCGTAAGCGAAGAAAAAGAAATTGTTTCAGGTTTGAATGACATTTCCGATTATTTAGATGAAAATGAGTTTAGGGAACTGGTCAATAATAAGAAACTGGCATGGGAAGAATTGAAAAAATTGATGAATGAAGACAATTTTAATATCAGCGATGATATTTTATATGTAAAAGGGAAAGAAATAATAGATTTAAAAAAATTCAAGGAAAATTACAATACAAGACAGACAGTTTTAAAAGAACTGATAAGAAATGTAGAAAAATGGAAAGTAGATGCAGCTGTATCAGGAGGAACAAATAGCGGAAATAAAGCGAACTGGAAAAATTTTATGGAAGACATTAAAAAGGCACATAAATATTTGAACAACATGAAACCAAAATTATTTAAGAAAAAAATTGATGTTTCCGGAGTAGATCCTTCTGATGCTGCAAAAATGATTCAGGAACTTAAGGATGCCTTTGATAATCCTGGATTTTTATTCGGTTTAAATATAAAAAAAGTAAAAAACAAAATTGGGAAAAGAATAACTTTAAATGGAGAAACAATACAAGACACTGCAGAATGCAACCTGCTTTTAGAGTATCTTGATTTACTTGTCAAAGAAAAGGAACTTAAGGAAAGCTGGAAGGAACTTATAGAAAATCATGATGGAGTTTCAGTAGATTCTTTAGATGGAAACTTTATAGATTATGCTTTTGAATCAATAAAGGAAATAGAATATTTTTTTAACTGGAATTACCTGGGAAAGGAAAAATTATTAAAAGACATTGAAGATATTGGAATAGATAAGAAGTATATTTTTAAGGAAACAAATATTTCGATAGAGGAAATAAAGAATATACTGAATTCTGGAGAAAATATTGAAAAAACAATGGAAATCGGAAATAAAGCCTTAAAGTTTCTGGAAAAGGAAGAGAAATATTCTTTATATCTGGCAAAAATTAAAAATGTGTCAAAAAAAGATTCTGAACTTGATGGAAAATTTAAAGATTCGGTAAAGAATGAAGATACGGAAGAATATGTGGAATGTCTAAAACAGCTGGAAAAAATAAAGGAAAAAAAGAAATATTACCAGAAAAGAGAAAATATTCTGGAGAAAATAAGTAAAACTGCTCCTGAATGGCATAAAGTCTTAAAAACAGGCAATATAGACAAATTGGAAGATATAGAAGAGGTGTGGAAATGGAAACAGCTTTCACAGGAACTGGATAAACTGGAAAAAGAGCCGTATGAAATTTTAGAAAAAAAAGCTGCAGAAAAAAGAAAAAATATAAAAAAAGTGACATTGGAACTGGTTGAAAAGAAATCATGGTACCATGTGCTATGTTTTATAGAAAAAAAGGAAAATTTACTGGTAAGTCAGGCACTCAGAGGATGGGAACAGACTATACAGAAAATAGGAAAAGGTACAGGAAAAAATGCGGCACTGTACAGAAAACAGGCAAAAGAAAAAATGGCTGTCTGCCAGAAAGCGGTTCCTGCATGGATAATGCCTATAAATAAAGTGATTGATACATTAAATCCTGCGGAAAATAAATTTGATATTACAATTATAGATGAAGCCAGTCAGTCAGACATAAGCTCATTAGTGCTTCTGTATATGGCGAAAAAAGTTATTATTGTTGGAGATGACAAGCAGGTAAGTCCTCTTGATATAGGAATAAATGTTGAGAAAATAAATTCATTAAGAGAAAAATATATAAAGGGGAAAATTATTAATGATGATTTATATGGACTGAATTCCTCACTTTATTCAGTAGCTGCAACAACATATCAGCCATTGATGCTAAAGGAACATTTCAGATGTGTACCTGAAATAATAGGATATAGCAACAAAAATTCCTATGACCTGAAAATAAAACCATTAAGGGAATCCAGCTCGTCAACATTAAAACCGGCAGTTATAGATTATAAAGTTTCAGGAACAAGAGATGAAAAGAGAAAAATAAATATGATAGAAGCTCAGACGGTTACAGCTTTACTTAAATCATGTCTGGAACTGGAAGAATATGAAGGAAGTTCTTTTGGTGTTGTCTCTCTTTTAGGTGATGAGCAGTCTGAACTTATTCAGAAAATGATAGTTGAAAAAATAGATTTGACAGACATAGAAAAACATAATATCTTATGTGGAAATCCAAGTCATTTTCAAGGAGATGAAAGGGATGTGATGTTCCTGACTATGGTTGACAGTAATTCCGGAAGAAGTTCCTTGAGAATGATGAGCGATGGAACTGAGGCGGCAAGAAAGAAAAGGTATAATGTTGCTGCAAGCCGTGCAAAAAATCAGATGTGGGTAATAAATTCCCTTGATACAGATAATGATTTAAAAACAGGGGATATCAGAAAAGAATTTTTGGAATATGTCAAAAGTCCAAAAGAAATGGATTTATATAAAAAAAAAGAAAAAATTTCAGATTCAGTTTTGGAAAAGAACGCAGCGAAATATTTAGTATCAAAGGGATATCATATAGTACAGCAATGGGAAGCAGGTTCATACAGAATAGACATGGTCGCACTCTTTCAAGATAAAAAAGTGGCGATAGAATGTGACGGAGAAAAATGGAACAATACTATAGAAAATATAAGACAGGATATGGAACATCAGAATGTTCTGGAACGTTGCGGGTGGCAATTTATAAGAATTAGAGGAAGCAAATATTTTAAAAACCCTGAAGCCGTAATGAACAAGGTCATGGAAGAATTGAATCAGAAAGGCATATATCCTAAAAATATGGAAGATAGAGAAGTTCTGATAAAAGAAAGGGAACTTATGAATAAAATAAAAAATAGGGCTTCTGAAATTATCAGGGAATGGAATGAAAGTAATAATTCTTCCAAAAACATGAGACTGTAA
- a CDS encoding AEC family transporter, whose translation MIFLTSLGSIFPIIVMIAIGYILRKRHWFHHTFSENVSKLITNVALPCSIFYSVLKYLDMSALKELSNRLIFTFASVIIGYIAAYIIIKTVKIRKGRQGVFYNAVVNANTIFIGLPLNMALFGEEASKYYLMYYITNTISIWTLGYMLLENDSVEEKEGKGGFNLKKLLSPPLMAFIFAFAVLVARIEIPKPFVETTKYLGNIVTPLALLYIGIVLADAGLHSIRFDLDTILALLGRFVFSSVVMVVLLKISASFMQLNPLEIKTFVIQSAAPVFAALPILTNETEGDIGYATNVVTTSTILFVAVIPVLMMFLK comes from the coding sequence ATGATTTTTTTAACATCACTGGGAAGTATATTTCCCATTATTGTCATGATAGCAATCGGTTATATTTTGAGAAAAAGACACTGGTTTCATCATACATTCAGTGAAAATGTATCAAAACTTATAACAAATGTGGCATTACCATGTTCAATATTTTATTCCGTACTAAAATATTTAGATATGAGTGCCCTGAAAGAATTATCAAATCGTCTGATTTTTACATTTGCTTCAGTTATTATTGGATATATAGCAGCTTATATTATAATAAAAACAGTTAAAATAAGAAAAGGCCGTCAGGGAGTGTTTTACAATGCAGTAGTAAATGCAAATACTATATTTATTGGGCTTCCTTTAAATATGGCTCTTTTTGGAGAAGAAGCTTCAAAATATTATTTAATGTATTATATAACAAATACGATATCAATATGGACTCTAGGATATATGCTTCTGGAAAATGATTCTGTAGAAGAGAAGGAGGGAAAAGGAGGATTTAACCTGAAAAAGTTGCTTTCTCCACCGCTGATGGCTTTTATATTTGCCTTTGCAGTTTTAGTTGCCAGAATAGAAATTCCTAAACCTTTTGTGGAAACTACCAAGTATCTTGGTAATATTGTTACTCCTCTTGCGTTACTGTATATTGGGATTGTTCTTGCTGATGCAGGACTTCACAGTATAAGATTTGATCTGGATACGATTTTAGCTTTACTGGGAAGATTTGTATTTTCGTCAGTTGTTATGGTTGTATTACTTAAAATTTCCGCTAGTTTTATGCAATTGAACCCGCTGGAAATAAAAACATTTGTGATACAGTCTGCAGCACCTGTATTTGCGGCATTGCCGATTTTAACAAATGAAACGGAAGGAGATATAGGGTATGCTACAAATGTAGTTACTACAAGCACGATTTTATTTGTAGCTGTCATACCTGTACTTATGATGTTCTTAAAGTAA
- the ilvC gene encoding ketol-acid reductoisomerase — protein MAGNILGTTVYYDADCNLDKLTGKKITILGYGSQGHAHALNLKESGMDVTVGLRKGSKSWKQAEEAGFTVKETADAVKDADIVMILIPDELQADTYAKDVAPNLKQGAYLGFGHGFNIHFKKINPREDINVFMVAPKGPGHLVRRTFQEGSGVPCLIAVEKDPSGDTKEVALAWASGIGGGRSGILETTYKQETETDLFGEQAVLCGGVVELMKTGFEVLVEAGYDPVNAYFECLHEMKLIVDLIYEGGLATMRNSISNTAEYGDYITGPKIITPETKKAMQGVLADIQSGKFADDFLADSKTGQPFLKAKREEFAKHEVEKVGAELRKLMSWIKK, from the coding sequence ATGGCAGGAAATATTTTAGGAACAACAGTTTATTATGATGCAGACTGTAATTTGGACAAATTGACAGGAAAGAAAATAACAATACTGGGGTATGGATCACAGGGGCACGCTCATGCATTGAACTTAAAAGAAAGTGGAATGGATGTAACAGTAGGGCTTAGAAAAGGTTCAAAATCATGGAAACAGGCTGAAGAAGCTGGATTCACTGTGAAAGAAACTGCTGATGCAGTAAAGGATGCAGATATAGTTATGATTCTTATTCCTGATGAATTACAGGCTGATACATATGCAAAAGATGTTGCACCTAACTTAAAACAGGGAGCATACTTAGGATTTGGGCATGGATTTAATATTCATTTCAAGAAAATAAATCCTAGGGAAGATATAAATGTATTCATGGTTGCACCAAAAGGACCTGGACATCTTGTAAGAAGAACTTTCCAGGAAGGAAGCGGAGTTCCTTGTCTTATCGCAGTGGAAAAAGATCCTAGCGGAGACACTAAGGAAGTTGCTCTTGCATGGGCATCAGGTATTGGTGGAGGAAGATCTGGAATACTTGAAACTACTTACAAACAGGAAACAGAAACAGATTTATTTGGAGAACAGGCAGTTTTATGTGGTGGAGTTGTAGAACTTATGAAAACTGGATTTGAAGTACTTGTAGAAGCAGGTTATGACCCTGTAAATGCTTATTTTGAATGTCTTCACGAAATGAAACTGATTGTAGACCTTATTTATGAAGGTGGACTTGCAACAATGAGAAATTCAATTTCAAATACAGCAGAATATGGAGATTATATTACAGGACCGAAAATAATCACACCTGAAACTAAAAAAGCAATGCAGGGAGTTCTGGCAGATATCCAGTCAGGTAAATTTGCTGATGATTTCTTAGCTGATTCAAAAACAGGGCAACCATTCCTGAAAGCTAAAAGAGAAGAATTTGCAAAACATGAAGTTGAAAAAGTTGGAGCTGAATTAAGAAAACTTATGTCATGGATTAAGAAGTAA
- a CDS encoding DMT family transporter, translated as MDKSRKFMAVILALLAAIFYAINTPFSKVLLNKIPPTFMASFLYLGAGIGVGIMYLFRSKNEDKYERLNKTDFPYTIGMIVLDIMAPIFLMIGINIGSVSNASLLGNFEIVATTLIALLIFKEKVTSKLWIAIGFITVSSIVLSIEGSVSFQFSLGSLFVILATCCWGLENNCTRKISDKSTYEIVLLKGFFSGGCAFIVALILGERIPEIKYIIIALLLGFVAYGLSIFMYIRAQRDLGAAKTSAYYAVAPFVGTFLAFIVNGEKLTLTYFIGLVFMIIGSMFIVYDTMVKYHIHSHSHTIVHTHDGITHTHVVVHEHGHRHFTSEEIHDHKHEGYINSEEHKLIHSKGV; from the coding sequence ATGGATAAAAGTAGAAAATTTATGGCGGTAATTTTAGCATTACTTGCAGCTATTTTTTATGCAATAAATACACCATTTTCTAAAGTGCTTTTAAATAAAATTCCTCCTACATTTATGGCCTCTTTTCTATATTTGGGAGCTGGAATAGGTGTAGGTATTATGTACTTGTTCCGTAGTAAGAATGAAGATAAATACGAAAGATTGAATAAGACAGATTTTCCTTATACTATTGGAATGATTGTTCTTGATATTATGGCACCTATATTTCTGATGATTGGTATAAATATTGGTTCAGTTTCAAATGCTTCATTACTTGGTAACTTTGAAATTGTAGCAACGACTCTTATTGCTCTTTTGATATTTAAGGAGAAGGTGACATCAAAGTTATGGATTGCTATCGGTTTTATTACAGTATCAAGTATAGTTCTTTCAATTGAAGGTTCTGTAAGTTTCCAGTTTTCATTAGGTTCATTGTTTGTTATACTAGCAACTTGTTGCTGGGGACTTGAAAATAACTGCACTAGAAAAATTTCAGATAAAAGTACTTACGAGATTGTTTTGCTAAAAGGCTTTTTCTCTGGTGGCTGTGCATTTATAGTTGCTCTTATTTTGGGCGAAAGAATTCCCGAAATTAAATATATAATAATTGCTTTACTGCTTGGATTTGTAGCATATGGTCTTAGTATTTTTATGTATATCAGGGCACAAAGGGATTTAGGAGCTGCAAAAACCAGTGCATATTATGCTGTGGCTCCGTTTGTAGGTACTTTTTTAGCATTTATAGTAAACGGAGAAAAACTTACTTTGACATACTTCATTGGTCTTGTTTTTATGATAATCGGCAGTATGTTTATTGTGTATGATACAATGGTTAAGTATCATATTCATAGTCATTCCCACACAATAGTTCATACACATGATGGAATAACTCACACGCATGTTGTTGTACATGAGCATGGTCACAGACATTTTACATCAGAAGAAATACATGACCATAAACATGAAGGTTATATAAATAGTGAAGAACATAAATTGATACACAGTAAGGGAGTGTAG
- a CDS encoding ABC transporter ATP-binding protein, whose translation MKEILHYENVTFRRDGKVILDGINWHINEGENWALLGLNGSGKSTILGMIPAYIFPTTGEVRIFGHKFGNYVWKNIKRRVGFVSSSLNNFLGTLNREKLEDVVISGKFSSIGIYEEVTVEDRKRAEKIIEDFGITYIKDKYFATLSQGEQRRTLLARAFMNEPDLLILDEPCSGLDVKAREYFLSVLEENSGKENSTPFIYVTHQIEEILPSVSHVALLEKGKIIAQGKKKEILTDKILSEMFKMPVKVVWESERPWLIVK comes from the coding sequence ATGAAAGAGATTCTTCATTATGAAAATGTCACATTTAGAAGGGATGGGAAAGTCATTCTGGATGGAATTAACTGGCACATAAATGAAGGTGAAAACTGGGCTCTTCTTGGACTAAACGGTTCAGGAAAGTCTACTATTCTGGGAATGATACCGGCTTATATATTTCCAACAACTGGAGAAGTAAGAATTTTTGGACATAAATTTGGGAATTATGTATGGAAAAATATAAAAAGAAGAGTAGGTTTTGTAAGTTCATCATTGAATAATTTTCTTGGAACACTTAACAGGGAAAAACTTGAAGATGTGGTTATATCAGGGAAATTCAGTTCTATCGGGATATATGAGGAAGTTACAGTTGAAGATAGAAAAAGAGCTGAAAAAATAATTGAAGATTTTGGGATAACTTATATCAAGGATAAATATTTCGCAACATTGTCACAAGGTGAGCAAAGACGGACATTACTTGCACGGGCATTTATGAATGAGCCGGATTTGTTGATTTTGGATGAACCATGCTCAGGACTTGATGTAAAGGCAAGAGAGTATTTTTTATCTGTACTTGAAGAAAATTCAGGAAAAGAGAATAGCACACCTTTTATATATGTAACACATCAGATTGAGGAAATATTACCTTCGGTGTCTCATGTGGCTCTTTTGGAAAAAGGGAAAATTATAGCTCAAGGTAAGAAAAAGGAGATTTTGACAGATAAAATTTTGTCAGAAATGTTCAAAATGCCAGTAAAAGTTGTTTGGGAAAGTGAAAGACCGTGGTTAATTGTGAAATAA
- the leuB gene encoding 3-isopropylmalate dehydrogenase — translation MNYKIAILKGDGIGPEIVDEAIKVLDKVGEKFGHKFEYVQGYLGGESIDKYGIPLSDETIQVCSESDAILLGAIGGPKWDNIDPQKRPERGLLAIRKQLGVYTNLRPATLFKSLKSASPLKEEIIGEGLDIMIVRELTGGLYFGHREYSEEKAYDTLSYTRPEIERITKKAFEIAKVRNRKLTSVDKHNVLDTSKLWRKIVEETAKDYPEVEVSHMYVDNAAMQLISNPGQFDVILTENMFGDILSDEASMLTGSLGMLASASLGDGKKGLYEPSHGSAPDIAGQNVANPIATILSAAMMLRYSFDLSAEADAIEKAVEKTLEDGYRTDDIYTEGTKKIGTSEMGTEISGRI, via the coding sequence ATGAACTACAAAATTGCAATATTAAAAGGAGATGGGATTGGTCCGGAAATAGTTGATGAAGCAATAAAAGTTCTGGATAAAGTCGGAGAAAAGTTTGGACACAAGTTTGAATATGTTCAGGGATATTTAGGGGGAGAATCCATTGATAAGTATGGTATTCCATTATCTGATGAAACAATTCAGGTATGCAGTGAAAGTGATGCAATTTTACTTGGGGCAATTGGAGGGCCTAAGTGGGATAATATTGACCCGCAGAAGAGACCGGAAAGAGGACTGCTTGCAATAAGAAAGCAACTCGGAGTATACACTAACTTAAGACCTGCTACATTATTCAAATCATTGAAAAGCGCAAGTCCCCTAAAAGAAGAAATAATAGGTGAAGGGCTTGATATAATGATAGTTAGGGAACTTACAGGAGGACTTTATTTCGGACATAGGGAATATTCAGAGGAAAAGGCATATGATACACTTTCGTACACAAGACCTGAAATTGAAAGAATTACAAAAAAGGCATTTGAAATAGCAAAAGTTAGAAATAGAAAGCTGACGAGTGTTGATAAACATAATGTACTTGATACTTCAAAACTTTGGAGAAAAATTGTTGAGGAAACAGCAAAGGATTACCCTGAAGTGGAAGTTTCACATATGTATGTGGATAATGCCGCAATGCAGCTGATTTCAAATCCTGGACAGTTTGATGTGATTCTTACTGAAAATATGTTTGGGGATATTTTATCTGATGAGGCTTCAATGCTTACAGGATCACTGGGAATGCTGGCATCTGCAAGTCTGGGTGATGGAAAAAAGGGACTGTATGAGCCGAGCCATGGATCTGCACCAGATATAGCCGGACAGAATGTAGCAAATCCTATAGCCACAATACTTTCAGCAGCAATGATGTTAAGATATTCATTTGATTTATCTGCTGAAGCTGATGCGATAGAAAAAGCAGTGGAAAAAACATTGGAAGATGGATATAGAACAGATGACATTTATACGGAAGGTACTAAAAAGATAGGAACTTCTGAAATGGGAACAGAAATATCAGGAAGAATATAA
- the leuD gene encoding 3-isopropylmalate dehydratase small subunit: MKPFTKYEGTIVPIMNDNIDTDQLIPKQYLKSIEKTGFGQYVFDEWRYNEDRTDNMDFNLNKPEYKTGTILITGDNFGCGSSREHAAWALQDYGFHVIVAGGYSGIFYMNWLNNGHLPITLPESDRLELAKLPGDAKVTVDLENNKLTANGKDYFFELEESWKQRLLKGLDSIGLTLEHEDEIRKYEENHK; this comes from the coding sequence ATGAAACCATTTACAAAATATGAAGGAACAATAGTTCCAATAATGAATGACAACATTGACACGGATCAATTAATTCCAAAACAATATTTAAAAAGTATCGAAAAAACAGGATTTGGACAATATGTGTTTGATGAATGGAGATACAATGAAGACAGAACAGATAATATGGATTTTAATTTAAATAAGCCTGAATATAAGACAGGAACAATTTTGATTACAGGAGATAACTTTGGCTGTGGTTCAAGCAGGGAGCACGCAGCTTGGGCATTACAGGATTATGGATTTCATGTAATTGTTGCAGGAGGATATTCAGGGATATTCTATATGAACTGGCTGAATAACGGGCATTTGCCCATAACTTTGCCGGAATCGGACAGACTGGAGCTGGCTAAACTTCCTGGAGATGCAAAAGTGACAGTTGATCTTGAAAATAATAAACTGACTGCAAATGGAAAAGATTATTTCTTTGAACTGGAAGAAAGCTGGAAACAGAGATTGCTGAAAGGATTGGATTCGATTGGGCTGACTTTGGAGCATGAAGATGAGATTAGAAAATACGAGGAGAATCATAAATAG